The genomic region CACCCCCAGCGCCCGCAGCCGGTGCGCCAGCCGGTTCGCGCGCTCGTTCACCTCCCCGTACGCCAGCGTCGCTCCCTCGAAGCTCAGCGCGGGCGCCTCCGGCCGCTCCGCCGCGCGCCGCTCGAAGCGCCGCTCCAGCCGTTCAGCGACGGGGAACGACGCCGCCGCCCGCCCCGGCGCCAGCAGCGCCTCGCGCTCCTCCGGCCCCACCAGCGGGAGGCGCGCCAGGGGGGTGGCGGGCTCGGCGGCGGCCGCCGCTTCCAGGCCGCGCAGGTACCACCCCCCGGCCGAGCGCACCTGCGCCTCGCCGAGGCGCGCCGGGTCGTACTCCAGCCGCAGCGCCAGGACCCCCGTGGTGCTGTTCACGTGGAAGTTGGCCAGCAGGGGGACCTCGGTCTTCTGGAAGAACTCCTCCCGCTCCAGGACGACTCCGCCCGCGGCCAGGGTCTCGTAGACATGGAAGTGGACGAAGTTGAACGCCGTCTCGAACGGGGTGCGCCCCGCCTCGCGCACGATCGCGGAGAGCGGGAAGCGCCGGTGCGGGAGGAGCGCCTCCTCGGCCGCCCAGGTGCGCCGCACCAGCTCCAGCCACGTTCCCCCCGCCACCTCCACGCGCAGCGGCACCGTGTTCAGGAAGAGGCCCAGCACCCGCTCGCCGTCCTCGGTCTCCGGCCGGCCGCTGGTCACGTAGCCGGTCACCACCTCGTCCGAGCCGGAGAGGAGCGCCAGCACGCGCAGGTGCACCGCCAGCAGCACCGTCTTCAGCGGCACCCCCGCCCCCGCCGCCACGCGCGCCAGCCCCTCCGCCACGGAGGCCGGGAGGACGAGGTCCAGGTACGGCGCGTCGTCGGGGCGCGGGGCATCGCTTCCCTCCCGCGGCGGGAGGATGGCCGCGGGGGCGCCGTCCATCACCCGGCTCCAGAAGGCGCGCGACTCCGCGGAGGCGAGCGCCTGGCGCTCCAGCGCCACGAAGTCGCGGAAGCGGGCGGCGGGCGGCGCGCCGGTGGGATCTTCGCTCCCGTCGCGGAGCGCGGTGAACAGCCGGAGGAGCTCCGTCAGCAGCGAGGCCACGCTCCACCCGTCGAGCAGCGCGTGGTGCTGGGCCACGACGAGGCGGAACGCGCTCTCCGGGAGGATGTGCGCGTGGAAGCGGAGCAGCGGCGCCACCCGCCAGTCGAAGCCGCGCCCCTTCTCCCGCTCCATCCACGCCTCGTCCCCGGCCGCGCCGGCCGCGCGCAGGTCGGTGACCTCCAGCGGGATCTCGGCGTGGCGGTGCACGCGCTGCACCGGCTCGGGGCGGGCCGCCAGGTCGAACGAGGTGCGCAGCACCGGGTGGCGCGCGGCCAGCCGCCGCAGCGCCTCGCGCAGGGCCGCCTCATCGAAGCGGGTGCGGATGCGGAAGCCGATGACCTCGTAGTAGATGCGCGAGGCCGGGTCGCGCTCGGTGTGGTACAGCATCCCGAGCTGGACTTGGCTGGCCGGATACGCGTCCTCCACGTCGCCGGGAAGGGCGCCCCGCGCCCGGGGGTCCAGGAGGGCGAACGGCTGTGCCGCCGGGTCCGGAGCCTGGGGCCGGGCGGCGGCGGGCGTGGCCGCGGCGGCCAGGTCGCGCACGGTCTGGTGGCGGTGGAGCTGCCGGATGGAGATCGCCAGGCCGCGCCGGCGGGCCGCGGCCACCACCAGCACGCTGCGGATGGAATCGCCGCCGAGCGCGAAGTAGTTGTCGTCGACCCCCACCCGCTCCACGCCCAGCACCTCGCGGTACACCTCGGCCAGCTCCACCTCGGCGGGAGTGGCGGGCGCCACGTACGCGTCGGCGGCCCGCGCGCCCTCGGCCTCTTCCGGCGCGGGAAGGGCGCGGCGGTCCAGCTTCCCGTTGCCGGTGAGCGGAAGCGCGTCGAGTGCGACGAAGGCGGCCGGGACCATGTAGTCCGGGAGCCTTTCCGCCACGTGGGCGCGCAGCGCCGAGGCCGGGCGCGCCGCCGTGCCGGGAGCGGCGACGACGTAGGCCACCAGCCGCCGCTCGCCGCCGCCCTCGTCGCGCGCCACCACCGCGGCGGCCGAAACCTCAGGATGCGCGGCGAGCACCGCCTCGACCTCGCCGGTCTCGATGCGGAAGCCGCGGATCTTCACCTGCTGGTCGGCGCGCCCCAGGTACTCCAGCTCGCCGTCCGCGCGGCGCCGCGCCCGGTCGCCCGTGCGGTAGAGCCGCGCCGCGGGGTCGGCCGAGAACGGGTCGCGCACGAAGCGCCCGGCCGTGAGCTCCGGCCGGTTCAGGTAGCCGCGCGCCACCCCCGCGCCGCCCACGAACAGCTCGCCGGGGACGCCGGGGGGAACCGGCTCCATCCTCGAATCCAGCACGTGGAGCGAGAGATCGGGGATCGGCACCCCGATCGGGCTCCCGCCGCGCTCCAGGTCGGCCCGGGTGATCACGCGGTAGGTGACGTGCACGGTGGTCTCCGTGATCCCGTACATGTTCACCAGCCGCGGCCGCTCGTCGCCGTGCCGCTCCATCCACGGCCCGAGCGACTGCGGGTCCAGCGCCTCCCCGCCGAACACCACGCAGCGCAGCCGCAGCGCGGACGGGTCCACGCCCGACTCCAAATCGGCCCGCACCAGCTGCCGGAAGGCGCTGGGCGTCTGGCTCAGCATCGTCACCCCCTCGTCGACGAGGAGGCGATGGAAGTCCTCCGGCGAGCGCGTCGTCAGGAAGGGGACGACGACGAGGCGGCCGCCGTACAGCAGCGCGCCCCAGATCTCCCAGACCGAGAAGTCGAAGGCGCAGGAGTGGAAAAGCGTCCACACGTCCTCCCCCCCGAACCCGAACCACTCCTCGGTCGCGTCGAAGAGCCG from Longimicrobium sp. harbors:
- a CDS encoding amino acid adenylation domain-containing protein, coding for RLERRFERRAAERPEAPALSFEGATLAYGEVNERANRLAHRLRALGVGPEVRVGIALERSAELVVSILAVLKAGGAYVPLDPAYPAERIAFVLEDAGVPVLVTSSGLLPGLSSFRGAVVRVDADAEAIAAGSGENPGVEAGPDGLAYVIYTSGSTGKPKGVEVTHANVVRLFDATEEWFGFGGEDVWTLFHSCAFDFSVWEIWGALLYGGRLVVVPFLTTRSPEDFHRLLVDEGVTMLSQTPSAFRQLVRADLESGVDPSALRLRCVVFGGEALDPQSLGPWMERHGDERPRLVNMYGITETTVHVTYRVITRADLERGGSPIGVPIPDLSLHVLDSRMEPVPPGVPGELFVGGAGVARGYLNRPELTAGRFVRDPFSADPAARLYRTGDRARRRADGELEYLGRADQQVKIRGFRIETGEVEAVLAAHPEVSAAAVVARDEGGGERRLVAYVVAAPGTAARPASALRAHVAERLPDYMVPAAFVALDALPLTGNGKLDRRALPAPEEAEGARAADAYVAPATPAEVELAEVYREVLGVERVGVDDNYFALGGDSIRSVLVVAAARRRGLAISIRQLHRHQTVRDLAAAATPAAARPQAPDPAAQPFALLDPRARGALPGDVEDAYPASQVQLGMLYHTERDPASRIYYEVIGFRIRTRFDEAALREALRRLAARHPVLRTSFDLAARPEPVQRVHRHAEIPLEVTDLRAAGAAGDEAWMEREKGRGFDWRVAPLLRFHAHILPESAFRLVVAQHHALLDGWSVASLLTELLRLFTALRDGSEDPTGAPPAARFRDFVALERQALASAESRAFWSRVMDGAPAAILPPREGSDAPRPDDAPYLDLVLPASVAEGLARVAAGAGVPLKTVLLAVHLRVLALLSGSDEVVTGYVTSGRPETEDGERVLGLFLNTVPLRVEVAGGTWLELVRRTWAAEEALLPHRRFPLSAIVREAGRTPFETAFNFVHFHVYETLAAGGVVLEREEFFQKTEVPLLANFHVNSTTGVLALRLEYDPARLGEAQVRSAGGWYLRGLEAAAAAEPATPLARLPLVGPEEREALLAPGRAAASFPVAERLERRFERRAAERPEAPALSFEGATLAYGEVNERANRLAHRLRALGV